From one Microbacterium aurum genomic stretch:
- a CDS encoding three-helix bundle dimerization domain-containing protein: protein MNAQRGQEGLLPPDSVLHRAAERLAQQFAGMVSEETVERVGFESYAALARTANVSTHLPTVAEKFARDRLVALAQSRGLIGKPVPEILYVCVQNSGRSQMAADLDLDGIRTVRDEIRQHVQQLLTELTPDLTAHRS, encoded by the coding sequence ATGAACGCGCAGCGCGGCCAGGAGGGGCTGCTCCCCCCGGATTCGGTGCTGCACCGAGCCGCCGAACGCCTCGCGCAGCAGTTCGCCGGGATGGTGAGCGAGGAGACCGTCGAGCGGGTGGGGTTCGAGTCCTACGCCGCCCTCGCGCGGACCGCGAACGTCTCCACGCACCTGCCTACGGTTGCGGAGAAGTTCGCCCGCGACCGGCTGGTCGCCCTGGCGCAGTCGCGCGGGCTGATCGGCAAGCCGGTGCCGGAGATCCTCTACGTCTGCGTGCAGAACTCCGGCCGCTCGCAGATGGCCGCCGACCTCGACCTGGACGGCATCCGCACGGTCCGTGACGAGATCCGCCAGCACGTCCAGCAGCTGCTCACCGAGCTCACGCCCGACCTCACGGCTCACCGGTCGTGA
- a CDS encoding metal-sensitive transcriptional regulator, translating to MSTTDADAHKRIVNRLRRARGQLDAVIAAVENERPCREVVTQLSAVSSALDRAGFAIVSTAMKDCIADPDAARDQQGLTTEELEKLFLMLA from the coding sequence ATGAGCACCACCGACGCCGACGCGCACAAGCGCATCGTCAACCGCCTGCGCCGCGCCCGCGGCCAACTCGATGCCGTCATCGCGGCGGTTGAGAACGAACGCCCCTGCCGCGAGGTCGTGACCCAGCTCTCAGCGGTGTCGAGCGCGCTCGACCGTGCCGGCTTCGCGATCGTCTCCACCGCGATGAAGGACTGCATCGCAGACCCTGACGCCGCCCGCGACCAGCAGGGCCTGACGACCGAAGAGCTCGAGAAGCTCTTCCTCATGCTCGCCTGA
- a CDS encoding IS630 family transposase, whose protein sequence is MSRRGPVLPELTLSDVERDQLERWVRRRKSAQDLALRSRIVLECATGSSNSEVSRRLLVSLPTVRKWRTRFLEQRLDGLVDEPRPGRPPLIGVDRVEQVIVDTLESTPKNATHWSRAKMAERSGLSRSTVGRIWKAFGLKPHLEEGFKLSNDPLFTEKVYDIVGLYLNPPESAVVLSVDEKSQVQALARSQPAFPLMPGVPERRTHDYVRHGTTSLFAAMNVADGTVISSVHRKHRSVEFKKFLTKIDKNVPEHLDVHVVCDNYSTHKHPTVKAWLEKHPRFHMHFTPTYSSWINQVERLFAEVTRDLLQRSDHRNVQSLERDLRDWVKAWNENPKPFIWTKTAEDILDSIARYLKRINGSGH, encoded by the coding sequence ATGTCGCGACGAGGACCTGTGCTTCCCGAGCTGACCCTCTCGGATGTGGAGCGTGATCAGCTGGAGCGGTGGGTGCGTCGCCGCAAGTCGGCGCAGGATCTCGCTCTGCGTTCGAGGATCGTGCTGGAATGCGCGACGGGCAGCTCCAACTCCGAGGTATCCAGGCGGCTGTTGGTGTCATTGCCCACGGTGCGCAAGTGGCGGACCCGGTTCCTTGAGCAGCGTCTCGATGGGCTCGTCGACGAGCCGCGGCCGGGACGGCCGCCGCTGATCGGAGTGGACCGGGTTGAGCAGGTCATCGTCGACACTCTGGAATCGACCCCGAAGAATGCGACGCACTGGTCGAGGGCGAAGATGGCCGAACGTTCCGGGCTGTCGCGCTCGACGGTGGGGCGGATCTGGAAGGCATTCGGACTCAAGCCCCATCTGGAGGAGGGTTTCAAGCTCTCCAACGACCCATTGTTCACGGAGAAGGTCTACGACATCGTCGGGCTCTACCTGAACCCGCCGGAGTCTGCCGTCGTGCTCAGCGTCGACGAGAAGAGCCAGGTGCAGGCGTTGGCCCGCTCGCAGCCCGCGTTCCCGCTGATGCCGGGCGTCCCCGAGCGGCGCACGCACGACTATGTCCGGCATGGCACGACGAGCCTGTTCGCCGCGATGAACGTCGCCGACGGCACGGTGATCTCCTCGGTGCATCGCAAGCACCGCTCGGTTGAGTTCAAGAAGTTCCTGACCAAGATCGACAAGAACGTTCCCGAACACCTCGACGTGCACGTCGTCTGCGACAACTACTCCACGCACAAACATCCGACTGTGAAGGCGTGGCTGGAGAAGCATCCCCGGTTCCACATGCACTTCACCCCGACGTACTCCTCCTGGATCAACCAGGTCGAGCGGCTCTTCGCCGAAGTCACCCGCGACCTGTTGCAACGCTCCGACCACCGCAACGTTCAGTCCCTGGAGAGAGACCTCCGCGACTGGGTGAAAGCCTGGAACGAGAACCCGAAACCATTCATCTGGACCAAGACCGCCGAAGACATCCTCGACTCCATCGCCCGATACCTGAAACGAATTAACGGATCAGGACACTAG
- a CDS encoding aquaporin, producing the protein MRRLSLWRRSLAEFLGTGLLVTVVVGSGIAAERLSTDPGLQLLENSIATALGLGVLILLLAPVSGAHFNPVVSLADTLLGSRTGTGLPARELSVYLPAQLAGGIGGAILAHAMFATPTAISTTDRATPATFLAEIVATAGLVLLIIGLSRTGRPAPVIATAVGAYIGAAYWFISSTSFANPAVTIGRIFTDTFAGIAPSSVLPFLGAQILGAGAAIGISLLLFPSVQETRAGSQPS; encoded by the coding sequence GTGAGGCGGCTCTCGCTCTGGCGGCGCAGCCTCGCCGAGTTCCTCGGCACGGGGCTGCTGGTGACGGTCGTGGTCGGATCGGGGATCGCCGCGGAGCGCCTCTCCACCGATCCCGGCCTGCAACTGCTGGAGAACTCGATCGCCACCGCGCTCGGCCTCGGCGTCCTGATCCTGCTGCTCGCCCCGGTCTCCGGCGCGCATTTCAACCCCGTGGTCTCGCTCGCCGACACCCTCCTCGGCAGCAGAACCGGCACCGGGCTGCCCGCACGCGAACTATCGGTCTATCTGCCGGCGCAGCTCGCAGGCGGGATCGGCGGCGCGATCCTGGCCCACGCGATGTTCGCCACCCCGACCGCGATCTCCACCACCGACCGCGCAACCCCCGCCACGTTCCTCGCCGAGATCGTCGCCACCGCAGGGCTCGTGCTTCTGATCATCGGGCTCAGCCGCACCGGCCGGCCCGCACCGGTGATCGCGACGGCGGTCGGCGCCTATATCGGCGCTGCCTACTGGTTCATCAGCTCCACTTCGTTCGCCAACCCCGCCGTCACCATCGGCCGCATCTTCACCGACACCTTCGCCGGCATCGCCCCCAGCTCGGTGCTCCCGTTCCTCGGTGCCCAGATTCTCGGTGCGGGCGCGGCGATCGGCATCTCCCTGCTGCTCTTCCCTAGTGTCCAGGAGACCAGAGCCGGGTCGCAGCCGTCGTAG